One genomic region from Carettochelys insculpta isolate YL-2023 chromosome 4, ASM3395843v1, whole genome shotgun sequence encodes:
- the LRPAP1 gene encoding alpha-2-macroglobulin receptor-associated protein isoform X2, translated as MKNEHHRHAGKNNGLNILHLSGVKLAELHSDLKIQEKDELSWKKLKAEGLDEDGEKEAKLRRNLNVIMTKYGMNGKKDAQLVDTNYIKDGTESDVLDDPRLEKLWNKAKTSGKFSDQELDKLWREFKHHKEKIHEYNILLETVSRTEEIHKNMINPSEEDQLKEEILRGKHTELKDKMRSINQGFDRLRKISHQGYDTASEFEEPRVIDLWDMAKSANFTEKELESFREELKHFEAKIEKHHHYQKQLEISHQKLKHVEGTGDKEHLNRNKEKYVMLEEKTKELGYKVKKHLQDLSSRISRGLQHNEL; from the exons ATGAAAAATGAACACCACAGGCATGCAGGAAAAAACAATGGTTTGAATATT CTTCATCTATCAGGTGTAAAGCTGGCAGAGCTACATAGCGACCTCAAAATACAAGAAAAGGATGAGCTGAGCTGGAAGAAGCTGAAGGCTGAAGGGCTAGATGAAGATGGGGAAAAAGAAGCCAAACTTAGACGCAATTTAAATG TAATTATGACTAAATATGGAATGAATGGAAAGAAAGATGCTCAACTAGTAGATACAAATTACATCAAAGATGGCACAGAAAGTGATGTACTAGATGACCCAAGACTGGAGAAATTATGGAACAAG gCCAAGACCTCTGGAAAATTTTCTGATCAGGAACTGGATAAGCTGTGGCGGGAATTTAAGCATCACAAAGAAAAGATTCATGAATATAATATCCTGCTAGAGACTGTGAGCCGAACAGAAG AAATCCACAAAAATATGATCAACCCCTCTGAAGAGGACCAGCTCAAAGAGGAAATCTTGCGTGGCAAACACACAGAGCTGAAAGACAAAATGCGAAGCATCAATCAAGGATTTGACCGTTTGCGTAAAATCAGCCACCAGGGATATGACACAGCCAGTG AATTTGAAGAGCCCAGAGTGATTGATTTATGGGACATGGCCAAATCAGCCAATTTTACTGAGAAAGAACTTGAATCGTTTAGG GAGGAGCTGAAACACTTTGAAGCAAAAATTGAAAAACATCATCATTACCAGAAACAGTTAGAGATTTCACATCAGAAACTGAAGCATGTGGAGGGGACAGGAGATAAAGAACATCTGAACAGAAACAAAGAGAAATATGTCATGCTAGAAGAAAAGACAAAAGAACTGGGATACAAG GTCAAGAAGCATCTGCAAGACTTATCCAGTAGAATATCAAGAGGTCTTCAACACAATGAACTCTGA
- the LRPAP1 gene encoding alpha-2-macroglobulin receptor-associated protein isoform X1, producing the protein MSAVWELLALSSSLLLVVWGQGGKYSREANEAAAAGSSKRQEAAEFRVVKLNQIWEKAQRLHLSGVKLAELHSDLKIQEKDELSWKKLKAEGLDEDGEKEAKLRRNLNVIMTKYGMNGKKDAQLVDTNYIKDGTESDVLDDPRLEKLWNKAKTSGKFSDQELDKLWREFKHHKEKIHEYNILLETVSRTEEIHKNMINPSEEDQLKEEILRGKHTELKDKMRSINQGFDRLRKISHQGYDTASEFEEPRVIDLWDMAKSANFTEKELESFREELKHFEAKIEKHHHYQKQLEISHQKLKHVEGTGDKEHLNRNKEKYVMLEEKTKELGYKVKKHLQDLSSRISRGLQHNEL; encoded by the exons ATGTCCGCCGTCTGGGAGCTGCTGGCTCTGAGCTCCTCTCTGCTCTTGGttgtctgggggcagggggggaagtACTCCAGGGAGGCGAATGAGGCAGCCGCAGCCGGCAGCTCGAAGCGCCAGGAGGCCGCGGAGTTCAGGGTGGTGAAGCTGAACCAGATCTGGGAGAAGGCGCAGCGG CTTCATCTATCAGGTGTAAAGCTGGCAGAGCTACATAGCGACCTCAAAATACAAGAAAAGGATGAGCTGAGCTGGAAGAAGCTGAAGGCTGAAGGGCTAGATGAAGATGGGGAAAAAGAAGCCAAACTTAGACGCAATTTAAATG TAATTATGACTAAATATGGAATGAATGGAAAGAAAGATGCTCAACTAGTAGATACAAATTACATCAAAGATGGCACAGAAAGTGATGTACTAGATGACCCAAGACTGGAGAAATTATGGAACAAG gCCAAGACCTCTGGAAAATTTTCTGATCAGGAACTGGATAAGCTGTGGCGGGAATTTAAGCATCACAAAGAAAAGATTCATGAATATAATATCCTGCTAGAGACTGTGAGCCGAACAGAAG AAATCCACAAAAATATGATCAACCCCTCTGAAGAGGACCAGCTCAAAGAGGAAATCTTGCGTGGCAAACACACAGAGCTGAAAGACAAAATGCGAAGCATCAATCAAGGATTTGACCGTTTGCGTAAAATCAGCCACCAGGGATATGACACAGCCAGTG AATTTGAAGAGCCCAGAGTGATTGATTTATGGGACATGGCCAAATCAGCCAATTTTACTGAGAAAGAACTTGAATCGTTTAGG GAGGAGCTGAAACACTTTGAAGCAAAAATTGAAAAACATCATCATTACCAGAAACAGTTAGAGATTTCACATCAGAAACTGAAGCATGTGGAGGGGACAGGAGATAAAGAACATCTGAACAGAAACAAAGAGAAATATGTCATGCTAGAAGAAAAGACAAAAGAACTGGGATACAAG GTCAAGAAGCATCTGCAAGACTTATCCAGTAGAATATCAAGAGGTCTTCAACACAATGAACTCTGA